The DNA segment CTCTGGCCTGTCGGCCCTGCAGGATTCGTTCTTCCGTCCCCTGATGCCCATCCTCTCGCCGGCGGAGATCTTCACCCTGCCGACCGAGAAACCTTCGCCTCCGACCCAGGCGCCCGCAGCGCTGCCTCAACTACCCGCCGATCCGCGGGCTGAGGAAAGCCTGACCACGCTCATCAACACGATTGTGCCGGCCTCCGACAAGCTGGAACTCAAGGAGCGGCTGGGCGGCATTGCCAACCCGCCGCGCATCGTGGCTGAGACGGCGGCCCCGATCCCCGTCGGAACGGTCAAGACCTTCTGGGGATCCAACGTCGACACCGACGAGCAGTTCCAGGCGGATCTCGAGATGGTCTACGCCACCGATCACGTCTACTTCTGGGTTGAGAAGGGCGTGGACTTCGAGATGGGCGACGTCCGAGACCTGGTCGATGAGTTTGAGAGCAAGGTCTACCCAACCAACCGCGAGTTCTTCGGGAGCGAGTGGACGCCCGGCGTGGACGGTGATCCGCATCTGTACATGGCCTACATGACCGGCCTCGGGGACTCGGTTGCCGGGTACTTCTCGTCCAACGACAGCCTCTCGCGAGCGGTGAACAAGTACTCAAACGAACACGAGATGTTCTTCCTCAATGCAGACACGCTGCCGCTGGATGCGCCTTATGCCCACTCAACCCTTGCGCACGAATTCCAGCACATGATCCACGCCAACCTGGATCCCAACGAAGAGAGCTGGGTGAACGAGGGGTTCTCCGAGCTCGCCACGTTCATCAATGGCTATGACCCAGGTGGGGCGGACTACTATTTCGTCCAGAACATGGATCTTCCGCTCACCTTCTGGCCTCCCGACACCGATCTGGCACACTACGGGCAGGCCTTCCTGGTGATGGCCTACTTCATGGACCGCTTCGGCTCGGACGCCACCCAGGCGCTGGTGGCCCAACAGGCCAATGGGCTCGACTCGATCGACAAGGCGCTGACGCAGGCGGGCGAGGTCGATCCAGAGACTGGCCAGCCGCTGCGGGCCGAGGATTTCCTGCTCGACTGGGCGGTGGCCACGCTGCTACAAGACGGCAGCGTCGGGGACGGCCGCTACTACTACCCCTCCTATCTCTCCGCGCCGGCGGCATCAGTCGACGAGACAGTGAGCGATTGCCCGTCCAGCCTGCAGAGCCGCGACGTGAACCAATACGGCGTCGACTTCATCGAGATCGACTGCCGCGGGGACTACCGCTTGAGCTTCGAGGGACCGGCAGAGATACCGGTGATCCCGACGGAAGCCTACTCGGGGGACTATGCCTTCTGGTCCAATCGCGGCGATGAGTCCGACATGACGCTGACGCGGGCCTTTGACTTCACCGATGTGACCGGCCCGATCACGATGGACTACCGGCTGTGGTACGAGATCGAGGACGGCTGGGACTTTGTCTACCTGGTGGGCTCGACCGACGGAGGAAAGACGTGGGAGATGGTCCGGACCCCCTCTGGTACCGACAAGGATCCCTTCGGCAATT comes from the Anaerolineales bacterium genome and includes:
- a CDS encoding immune inhibitor A; this encodes SGLSALQDSFFRPLMPILSPAEIFTLPTEKPSPPTQAPAALPQLPADPRAEESLTTLINTIVPASDKLELKERLGGIANPPRIVAETAAPIPVGTVKTFWGSNVDTDEQFQADLEMVYATDHVYFWVEKGVDFEMGDVRDLVDEFESKVYPTNREFFGSEWTPGVDGDPHLYMAYMTGLGDSVAGYFSSNDSLSRAVNKYSNEHEMFFLNADTLPLDAPYAHSTLAHEFQHMIHANLDPNEESWVNEGFSELATFINGYDPGGADYYFVQNMDLPLTFWPPDTDLAHYGQAFLVMAYFMDRFGSDATQALVAQQANGLDSIDKALTQAGEVDPETGQPLRAEDFLLDWAVATLLQDGSVGDGRYYYPSYLSAPAASVDETVSDCPSSLQSRDVNQYGVDFIEIDCRGDYRLSFEGPAEIPVIPTEAYSGDYAFWSNRGDESDMTLTRAFDFTDVTGPITMDYRLWYEIEDGWDFVYLVGSTDGGKTWEMVRTPSGTDKDPFGNSYGWGYTGNSGGGERGEWIEESVDLSQFAGEEVLLRFEYVTDQAVNGEGLMVDDLKVDAAGYQADFEADNGGWEPAGFVRLYNRLPQTFRLALVEFGDQVRVTEIPLEGGRRGAIDLSVGDAVDRAVLVVMGATRHTWQPAEYQFALEAR